The genome window caaagtaattaattatgcATTGGCCTAAGTGAGATatatgtttaaaaaatctctGCATTGTACTGTAAAacttattttcattgttacaATTTTCGTTGACTAACTGACCCAAAAaggtaatttataatttttcgtaTAAGCTTCACCTGAATAATTTATCAGAAATGAGAAGGACTTCAACAGCCTGTGCCTCAGTCGCCATTTTCACGTGCTTTTTGCCGTAAAAGGCCCTCGAAGGGTCAGTCTGAAGTATAGTGTAGAATTGTTCGAGGATTTTCACTTCTCCGGCGGCCTTTGTATCTGATATTCTGGCCACAACAGTTGGATCAGCCAGAACTTCTGGAAATGGCATTCAACAACGATTCATTAATGACATTACTGTGCCCTTTTGTTTTACGAACTCGGAAAGAATAGATTGGACTGGAACTTACCTGTGAGAGAGTGCTTGAAACCAGAACTAGCGTGCACGAGCATAAATTTGCTTTTATTCTCAATCAGAATTTTATTATCGGTTTTGCTCGCCTGTTCTATCATATACTCGAAGAACTGATCCTTCACGAATCCAGGACTTGCGATTATTATGCATTTAACTATTTCAAAGTTTACGTGCCGAAGAATTCCTTGAACTATACTTTCGTAGAATTTAGTTAAGCCCTAGAAATGGGAGAAATCAATAtcaaattataaacaatagatattttttgaaatattttctaacaaaattttttatcctcattGGACCCCTGAGATCCAGTTTTCACTCAATTTCCTACTGAATACCTTCTCATGTTGGGAAATAAAACCCTTTCGTTTCCTGGGAATGGCCTGATCTATTTTCGCTCGAACAATTGTCATGTTGGAGGTAATCAGGCAGATGTGGGCTATTCCCTCTTGCATCACCACTGCAGCTACATCCGCGTGTTGGGTCGGATCACAAGCCATGTCGATCCTGTCGAGGGCCACTGAATCCCATCGTATCTTTTTCAGGACAAACTTGCGGTTCAGCTCGAGATCCAGAGTGTGATAAGCACCCATCTTCACGTACTGATTCTCCACGATGTTCCTTCCTTTCAGCCTCAGGACACATGCCTGGGTGTCGAAGTCAATTGTCTCTACTGATATCGTCAGGGTCGTTCGCACCCTTTGGCTGTTTGTACTGCCTGTTGCACTTTCAGTCTGAACTTTTCTGGGTGAAAATTGGAATTGTGAGACTTACTCCAAGTATTCTCCTCATTTTGATTGACAAGAGACGAAActagattttcaattttaaaaaataccttATTGTGGAGGCACTGACACAATCCTGTTCAGCAATTAAGTTGTAAGCGTGCCACATGTCCTCTGGATTCTCTGGTACCAGAGAAACGACTctagaaattaaataaaaaattgatttaccaGTTACAtagagaataaattaattaatatttccatTGACGAATGCTTACCCTCCTCCATCCTTCTCAATACTCTTCGCAATCAGTTTCATTTTACCCCTTTAATTtctgagattaaaaaaatcagaaaaagtaAATTAATAGAGCTAAAAAAGGAGCCTGGCCTTTTAGGATTATTTAGTCATTTTTTAGGGTTTCtagaattttcattgagtTTTGGGGGTTATTTTGGTTATGTCTAGGTTAGACTCGTATTgagaatgataaattattgataaacagGGCCACTTACATTAACAATTATTGCACTCTATTAATAAATCACTAATCACTCATTTCAGTTGTGTAAATTATGACGCAGAACGTCGGAGTTCGGGAAATTGGAGCATATGGTTCGTTGTGTGCTACGGTCCGTCATGTTTCTACACCAAAACTGAAGTGTCCAAAAGTTCCTCGAGGGAGATTAGGAGAGTGACGTTTAGTGTCTCGTGTCCGTTTAATAATAACTTTTTTTATCATTGCACTTTTTCACGAATATATGGCTTTGGCTAGATTAATCTATtcgcaattaaataaatttatactGTTTGATTTTATTCTTGTATAAAACAAGATAagaaacgaataaaaataaattttatatataCATGTAATGTAATTGCTTTATTATCTTTAAAGTTTATCCGCTCAAGTTACTGTTATGACAAAAATACATGAATATTTTGTTGCATTTAGGTTATGTATAGATCCTCTAGAATAATTAGTTATTCGGACTAATCATGTCGTGGACATATTCCTAAAGGTCATGATCGAGAGTTCATTAGCATGTACATTGTATGGATTCTAGGAGTTTTTCTCTTCTATGAGATAAACAGCCCTGAATGTGATTAGGATAAGTGACTTCCTGCGAAGACCTCCCCGTTGGTTCTTTTCTCTGAAAGATTTTATACAACATTTGCTACTTGATATAACAAAATGATAGGACAATCAGTTCTCGTTTTTCTTGACACCGAATTTCCATTGGAGGATCAGAGGTAGACCACAATCTTCAAGAagcaaaatatttcagtaCACATTATGCTTTGCTTCAGGAATTCATTGTGAAGAATTCTCGAGgtattataaataatcaaataaataatcatcatcTAGAGTGGGTTGGAAGAGACAAAGGAAAATTGTCTTATTGTTGACTATCTTGGACTCTGTGACAGATAACAGAATAATCGGCTGATCTTCTATTGTAGGCCTTGCAGCTCTCGACGAAGAGGTCCCCTATCTCTTCGGTAGATCCTGAGATATTGGCAAAAGCTCCGCTGCATCTTCACTCTATTGGGATTGATAAAAAAGAACTCGCCCTGACCATCGAACGTCAGTCTCTCCCGCGCTGCTACAAAATTCCACGTCAGTTTTGTTGCATTCTCCGTTATGTCctctatttttttgtatttccaTCACATCAACTCGTGTGAAAACCTCTCAATCTCCCCTAATTCCCcttgataattaaataaaaccgCACGATACGTTAACATCATCAGAACCGTAAGTAAAGTGTCACACAGTGCTCTGTTCCCACTCTTCCTCTTCTGAAAGCTATCATATAacctccaaaaaaatcgaaactgTTCTCATTTAAtgctttaataaataatttaacgaATTAAGGAACGAAATTGCCTCAACGTAATGTAATTAACCTAAATCACCTCACAAAAGATGAATAGGAATCTATgaactgggatttttttttatcaagacCTCCATTTCTATTGATTCATAAAGAAATTTCGCGATGAAAACACGTTgcatgaaaataattgtttatgaattgttgtttatttcaaataaaattacacgttttcaatgaattaacaTGACATTATTTTTGTGCGACAGACGAATGAAATGTTATCctcgagaatattttttatttttctctttgtctTGAGTAATTATGGATCGGTTAGTAATTAAAATGAGGGTTGATTAGACAGTTCGATGCcctttattaacattaatggAATAACTCCAATCAGTCTCTCATTAGTCCTCTAAAGATTAATTAAAACCTCTTCAGTTTTTGTTTTCTCAACGATTTCCTAATTTTCTTCCtttctaaattatttttaaaattataaataatttatgaaacatGATCAACGATGAATTATTACAAATTTTAACTACCATTACATATCTTTTACTCACTTACTTTATTTGTGCTCCAAAGAATAGTTAATATTTTCGACAGGACTCCATCGTTGATTGTGTATTCTTCAGTAATTGTCTCATATACTTAATGATCGACCGTTCAGTAATTAGAATATGGGGTATTGTCTGTTGTCTGTATGATCAGAAAACAATACCCAGCCTCCTTGATCAGTGATTGTGTTGCGTAACAGTGATCTAGtgttcataataataattgaggaAGTGTAACTGAAGAAGTGAGTGAGAAATGTCGGATTCAAAGGCATCGGGACTCAGGCCACCTTCCAAGATTGGCAGGCCATGCTGCAACGTCGAGCCGAAGCCTGCGGTACCACCTTCACCACCCAGATCATCAATGAGTGAGTGCATccactgtttttttattcgatttttgtTGGCagtattatttataaaatgaaaGACATGTCTTCGTCTTTGGtgcaaaatattttgcatTTTCTTGCTTTATGTTCAATTATCTCAATTCTCAGTGGGTTTAGAGAGAAATGTAATGAGTCATTTTTTCgggataattttattccccacaaaaaatatatcgtgATATTTCTCTCTAAAATCACTCATTATCGAGGAAAACCAATAATTCTGAATCTAAATTTCCAAAAGACAAGCAAAACTATCGAgatgataaattattatgGCTTTCAGTCATTAATTCCACCCAAATCACGTAATCAGGTTTGTAAATGTTTTATTCATCTCTATTTGTTTGTCTTTCCTGTCTTTTTTATCATGTCATCACGTAGGTGAAGAGCCCTAGACTGAGTGCTCTTCACAAAACTAAAATAAACACAGAATAAGCGGTGAGTAATTGATGTTACAAAGTGCGCTGTCTTCTTTCTGTAAATGGCTGTGCTCCCACCATTTGGGAATAAAAGAGTTGAAATGTCTGAGGGGGGAAAATCATTGCACGCCTACAAACGCCACGAGACATCATGATCCAAACAGTGTAACGCTGTTTCTCATCACGTTAGCAAGCAACTGAGtaatcttttttttatcaattgtcATTAGTTTTATTATTGGTTATAGCAGAGCATTCTCATCAATCATTCATCACCATCTCTTCTATTTACTCTCTACCTATTCATTGAGACCTGAGAAATAGTCGTTGGTTAATTATTATGAAGTGGACGAAATTTTTTAGTCAACGAGAAactgaaaaatcagaaattgtGAATCGATCAAGTGAAGTTTCTTTAGTTTTCAAGCAATAACTCgtgagggaattttttgtCCAAAACTTTTTTGTGGGGAATTTCAAGAGTCCAAAAAACGTTTGTCACGAACATTTTCCTATATCCATTAGGGTTGGAGAAATTTAACAAACTATGAATGAGACAAATGAGTTGACATCAAATAACAAACCAATTTGGCTTtgaatttttgccaaataacGTGAAATCTATGACAGATACAGACAATTTTGTTAATCACTCCTTTTAAAATGTCGAAATTCTTTCCAAAAgtctccaaaaaaaatcataaaaaattctctatcTTTCACAGATCTGAAGATATTGCTCCAATTCCgatcataaaattttatgaagctgttttttttttttcgtagaaCAATTCAGGCTTTTTGggtttttcttctattttttaaaatatttcttccgATGAGGAAATCATATGTTTGGACTtaaattcctcatttttaCACTCATTATCACGCATTTATCGATAGGTAACGATAGAAATGTCATGTGTTCTTGAcccaaataatttaattgtctcTTCATTTATGGAAATCGAAATCCGGTCCATACGACCTTAACAACCTGTCTCTCCACTCGACAATCCCCATAAAAAAACCAACATAACGTTTAAAAAGATCAATGAATACCGTTGGATCGGGGGAAGAAACCGATAGTAGAACgtgttttccatttttacgGATTTCTTCTGGAATTCAATTTCGCTGTTGTCTTAAGTTACACTCGTCGCTCTGGCTGGAAGTATTAACACCACAAacactaaaaataaatacaaacaATTAaagaacttcgaaaaaaatacaaaagaaaaataattattcaaaaaaaggAATGAAAATCCAAAGAAATTGATAAAGAATTCTTGTCATCAATAGATAAGTCTTCATTGTATCAATTTGTTGCACATGTTTTCGATAattcttgaattatttattgcttGTTGATACATGAATGTCACGAGGATTATTAATAGTCGATTTTAATCCGTTCGCGAAGGAAATAAGAacgataaaagaaaaatttctgcataaaacgttttatttattgcagTTGACGTAACTCTCAGTTTGTATATCGCAAAAAATACATAGGTGACTCCTTTACTCTCGTGTGTTAACCTGAAGTCGTCCGTTCCATAAATGGAGGACCagcaaatgaataaaaaaaataatgagagaatGAGAAAGAACTAAAGTGGCTAATTGAAGAGTtcaattcattgaatatttagtTATTGTGTAAATTCAGTCAGTTCTAGGGGAGAAggttattttatagtttttgtatgaaattcaattctctgcaaaaaaaagTCTCTTGACATTTTTCGTAGAACTACAACCAATATGCCAAAGCCTATGACAATAGAACATCAAGAGTCAATGTTCAATGTGGAATATTTCGATATTGGCAGAGTGAAAGTCAAATTTTTCTTCCCATTCTAAAGAGGAAGAACAGATCTTGATAATGAGCTCACAATAATCTAAATTTGACCGTTCCATCAGAAGATATTCACATAAGAAGAAGAACCTGTCCCTCAGAAATGTTGTCATTCGCCAGAACAACAACAACatcattggaaattaatttttcttttcaaattcCTCGGGATTTTCGACCTACGTCTGACCTAAACCATAACTCGAACATGATTCTGAGGCAGAATGTCAAGGTAGACTGAATTAAGTCATCGAAACCCACAATTTAGTGTCCAATTAACGGCCAGCCACTTCCTCCTTGCCCTGAACGAGTTCCCTGTTCTGATAATTTCAAACTATCTATTCCTCACAACAAGAAGCAcgaaaacgaagaaaaaaaatcggttatAAGACATAGGAGGGACGCCCACGTCGACCTACAAGCCTCACGTACAGGCCACACCCACGCTCTCTTACCATTAATTAGCAGTGATACAAAACCACATCTcatgaataaatgattaacAACAATATTTAGTGGTGATTGTCACGATAGAATCTCTAGATTAACATCATTGAGTCATGTCCTCGGTATCTAAAACCGTAATGTGATGTCAAAACATTGGGATTTGATTGTTTTTGGATGAAAAAGGACAACAGGAAGCAGGAGAATCATGTATTAATAATAGTTGTTCATTCATGTTACGTATTCGCGATTGTGTTTGGAGATTATCTTAGCTCCAGTTTTATTCACGGTTCATTTAACACGGAGGAGATAGGTTTTTGAGGGACACCTTGATGATCATGGCTTCTACGTTGTCCCTGGTAATTTCTTCTGATTTAGCTTCAAAAGACAGCCTTTATGAACATTTTGGAACTGAagtaaaattggaaattgtcACTATTTGCAATATCCCGAGAACCAcaactcctagaaaaaaaaagcaatgAGGGgcagatagcgaaatttttgttaagaATTTTCTTTTCGAGAACTTTAAGgactacaaaaaaggtcatatGAAAATTTCTGTATCTCCGTTAGATTTCAAAAGAATCCCCAGACTACCAATGCATCATTCATTGTTAGTTGCAATGCTTATGTAGTTTGTTTGTTGTTTAGTTTTTGCTTTATTTGCATGTGATAGACTCGATGGAGCCAATTTATGAGAACGTTAGACGCAAGGACACTGGAGGCCTTCGTCGAGGATCAGGTAGGACCCCAAAAATACTCAGGAGCCCTCCTCCTATTGTtagtctttcatttttttcgattgaaaCAATCCTTGAAAAATCGTCGTTTGGATTTGAACAGATACGAGTGTCGTGTTGACGGAAGATACCGACAGTTTCATAATCGGAGATCGAGTATGGGTCGGTGGAACGAAGCCCGGCTCCATCGCCTACATCGGAGAAACCCAGTTTGCTCCTGGAGACTGGGCTGGAGTTGTCCTGGATGAGCCTATCGGTAATTCCCAATATCTCGAGAGGAATCACAGCTGGAGAAAAACTTTTCAGAGACAAAATGTTCCTCTTTTCGTGCTGAacattttgtttattgaacatttttctctATCTCGATCGGTTCTTCACTTTATAACGACATTACCGATttcgttattaattaatcgtaaTTAACGAATGAAGGAAAGAATGATGGCTCGGTTGCTGGCTCCCGTTACTTCCAATGCGCCCCCAAGCACGGAATATTCTCACGTCTCACCAGATTGACCCGCTATCCACTCCAGGAGAGCCTGATGATACAACCTGAACTGAAGACACCACCAGGCAACAAATCAATTTCACCTTCACTGAGTAAGGATCGCTACAAGTATTCCTATCGTCGCCCTTAAAGGATGCACAGCTTCAGTTTAGAGTCTAGTTCACACTGATGATTGCACAGCACACACAATTAATCcctcaattttatttgatttttttattgctaaaaATTAACCAGaactatttaatttcaataaaagaaATGATTTTGCCACTTTGTTTTCCTAAATTTACCAATGTTtatgcttccgaatggaagcttcgtaattatttcatttcaacttttaaatttttcgtATTTATTACTGTTTATCTATTTGTCTGTGACTAAAAAAAAGTcgaaatgatgatgatggccaAAAAATTGTCTCGTTAGAAAATGGTTATTCGAAAGTATATtgctaataaatttatttattaataaattaataagaaaaatatcccCTATACTCCCTAAACAAAAAATGGAGTTCAATTTTCAGttgatttattaattcacGCTGTAATCGTAGTGATTGTAATGAATTCCTTTTTTGCgctgaataaattaatggaaattgatAGATGTTTCCATGACGAGTTTATCCTCAACGACCTCGCGGGATTTGAAGATTGGGGATCGAGTTATTGTGTCATCGAGCCAGGGGAGCAAGACCGGGGTgttgaggtacctcggggtgaCAGAATTTGCAGCTGGCGAGTGGTGTGGCGTGGAGCTGGATGAGcccgttgggaaaaatgatggAGCGGTTGGAGACAAAAGGTTTCAGCtgtgttgatatttgtttgagGGGTTGACAAGGCAATAGCCTTGAAGATATTCCCCATCTGTAGTATTCCGAGGGCAGTCACAGatggaggaaaaattgatagacggccatcgttcaatttttcatgaggAGAGTTTTGTCTCGAATGTTTTCCTGCATCTCTGACGGTTCCCCAGACGAATTCAAAGTCTTCCGTCGCATAACCATTTCTCTAAAAACACCACATCCCCAGGTATTTCGAATGCAAGCCGAGGCACGGTCTCTTCGCCCCATCACACAAGGTCTCCCGGTCGCCCTCGAGCAAGCGCCCGTCCCTGAGCGCCGTGCACAAGCCTATGGGCGCCTCCCTCAACTCGTCCATCCGTAAAGCCGGCTCCCGAGAATCCCTGACCTCCGTCTCCAGTGTGACATCAGCCACGGCGAGCGCCAGAGGGGTCACCACCGCCAGGGTAAGATTCGCGGAATGAGGCCTCTCCACCAGCCCCCGAGGAGTTCTAGTATTTTTCATCAGTCATTGTTGTACCTCtttcttaattaattaccCATTGAATGCTGAATTTAGCGCAAATAAactgataggaattttttttgtaatttaatttGCATATTCCAGAGAGTGAGGGCGTCCACACCTGGACAGAGTTC of Diachasmimorpha longicaudata isolate KC_UGA_2023 chromosome 3, iyDiaLong2, whole genome shotgun sequence contains these proteins:
- the LOC135160081 gene encoding protein pelota, whose product is MKLIAKSIEKDGGGVVSLVPENPEDMWHAYNLIAEQDCVSASTIRKVQTESATGSTNSQRVRTTLTISVETIDFDTQACVLRLKGRNIVENQYVKMGAYHTLDLELNRKFVLKKIRWDSVALDRIDMACDPTQHADVAAVVMQEGIAHICLITSNMTIVRAKIDQAIPRKRKGFISQHEKGLTKFYESIVQGILRHVNFEIVKCIIIASPGFVKDQFFEYMIEQASKTDNKILIENKSKFMLVHASSGFKHSLTEVLADPTVVARISDTKAAGEVKILEQFYTILQTDPSRAFYGKKHVKMATEAQAVEVLLISDKLFRCQDIQTRKEYVEIVESVKDAGGDVKIFSSMHVSGEQLDQVTGIAAILRFPMPELEDESDGENDDSDDD